CAAGTTCTCGAGCACTTCGTAGTACGCAAGGATACCAGCGTCTTTGGTGTACGGTCCTTCAACTCCTGGTCCAGCTGATGGAGCTTGCACCCCATGGCTTAATTCATTGGATAGTCGGAAGGTTTTCCCGAAAGCTGGAACCCCCAGTATCAGCTTATTGGCCGGAGCACCTTCGCGAAGCCAGTGCTGCACGCTGTGATCGATGTTCAGCTGTCGTTGGAATTCAGTCGTATCCGAAGGCCCGGCATACAACGGAGCATTGTGGCAAGTGTGATTTGGCCAGAAGCCGTTGTAATCGAACGCCATAAGAAAGATGTAATCTACATAACGTGCAATACAGTTAATATCGTACGAATCCGGCGCTCTTGACTCGATTGCACCAACGGCCACTGTTAAGATGAGTCCGGAGTCATGCAGTTCCCTTGCCAAAGCTGCCAGCAACTGAACGAAATTCCAACGATCACCTTCACTCGGATCGCGCCAGGCTAAATCGACTCCGTCAAAATCGTGGGCCTTACAGAATAGTCTCGCATTGACGGCAAAGGACGATCGCAAATTGGAATCGGCTGCCACTTGCAGGAATTTTTCTGATTCAAACGTCACTCCTCCAAAGGAGGCGAGCGTTTTGAGCGATGGATTGGCACTTTTCAACTGGTTGAACTGACGAATTGCACCCCGTCCTTTGCATTCCTCCAGGTCTGTCCAGGAATCTAAAAATATGACTTCGCCTTTCTCATCGATCCCGAAAAATGCGTAGATCAGATAATCGCATAAATTAGGATCGATGTCACTGATGTTGAATTTCCCCCGTCCTGTACGATACACTGCCCAAGATCCCAAATAGCTGACCACGAGTtttttcgacgacgacgacgaataaGACGAAATAGCTTTGCCTTCACTGTTCCTCCTAATTTCAAGATCCTTCCAATTATTTGACTTGATTCGTGACATTTCGAAACCGGCACGACAACAGCTCAATAACATTTGTGCACAGGTATATATAGTATAGCAGCCGCCTATAACAAAAGTTTTATAAAGCGATAAGCGATAAGATTGCAAACCAAATTTTATCACGACCCTGCGTCTAAGCTGGCAGAATGTCTGACGATATGTTCAGAAACCACTCACAGCGTGGCCAGATGCGTTAGTTAGGCTCTTGAAGTGTCTTTGAGCTCGGCGATGTTATTTCGATGCTTCTGTAATTTAAGACGTGTACTGTGTGACTTATCCAATTCTGTGAGGCTACATGCAACAAACGTTTCCGTCTCAAGTCCACGAGACAATAGTAGTGCACATTCGAAGAATTCCTAGAATAACATAACCAGAAAGGTTCGTTGGTGATCGGTTTCGAGGGCCGAACTAAGGCCATGGTGTTCTAGGACATCTCTGCTTTTTGTGGGTGCTATGCCTTCGGTAAGGAGTCACCTCGCTTTTGgaagacttttggcgtcgcaaagaatttacCCAAAAAGAGGAGTTTTCTAAtcagattcccctttattcgcaaatatccTGCTCTTTTACACTCCGGATCGGTCGTTATCCCTCTTCAGAACACACATCCCATAACGACTCATTTCTCCTATAACtgagctcctaatgctaccGCCTGGAGTTATGACCCCGCGCAACAGCCCTTATGGAAATGTTGATgaggtgttagtaatgtgtgtgtgtgtgcacattttgaatttttgtaCATATTTTTTGTGGGACTCAATTGCActttcatttttcatgaaatttcgaaaattcgaaatGTACatgccccagtatgcttaaaccggttttagctaagccctgtaggataaaattctcatcaattaaattaattagcgCTGACAACGCTTTTCAAGCAACGTTCAGTAAAGAAGTTAAATGTTTACCCACAGATACTGATTGTTTACGTTCCAATGAACTTTAAAATGTTGCTACTATATTTAGAACTGTTTTAACCCTCCTTGGAGCACATAGATTGTCACTCGGGCCTCCGGGTACGCAATCCATGTGCATAGCATAGATTAGATGATTGTTACGCcgattttatcaattttacgACAGAAACAGATCATTAGAAGTTATTTAAGAGTCTAGCCAACTTCCTCTATTTCACAATCACAACAACATGCATTAAAAAATACACGGAGCCCAATATGAcaagctccccccccccccccacccccggctACCCCAAAAATCCCTAGCTGCCCCTACGAattcttccttccattcaaCTTTCCTAGAAACGCTTTTCATAACTTCTTTTGGAATTTATTGGAGTGATTATGAAAAGTCTAGATATTGCTATCATTTCCTGGGAGCTGATGATAACAGCTCAACCAAGCGGTCGCTTAGGATTGCGTTATCTGGCACTTACTTATTGGAATTGATAAAAGTTGTTTGTAATGTTGAAACCTTGAAAGAATCAATCGTACACCTAAGCGGTCAGCAATTTGCCATAGTTTCCTGCCTTATCGAAATCGTTTCAATGGTATAACTAGTACCTGGATTCcggaaaaaacacatttttttctgAAAACCCCCTCTCCTCCGCACCGATCCCCGAATGCTTAAACGTCGCTTACGCCTTAAACGATGTACCGGGAATAGCTTACTATATCAATCACCAATGTCCACCTGTGCTATTGCCGCCCTGTTTTCGAAATAcatagaggaagaagaagtaagaATCGATTGGCGATAGTTTTGTAATAAGGGGAGTTACCATAAAAGTTACTACCTATTTTTCTATTAAGTTTCTAATAAGTAGTAATAAGTTAttactatttaaaaaaataagttaACAAGTAGCGAAAACACTTACTCAACCTTGGTGCttcaaccgacgagcggtctttgACGGAGGTAATTCCTACCCTCCCTCTCATCTCagacatccccccccccccccccttcgtcACGAGGATTTAGTGTTACCCGTCTACCCAAGCTCTGACGTTCGGGggcattttttaaataaacaattaTTCATTATTAATTTAGGTGTTAAACGAGCAGACACTGTTGTTAGTCATTTCGAATCGCTTTTATTTAAATGTTATGTATCTCTGTCAAAACTAAAAAAATCATGCATCCCGTTTCCACATCGGCTGTAGCTGATAAATAGATGTAAGATGACAGCATTTGTTTGAAAGCATGGATTTACCCACAGATACCGCTTATTTACGTTCTAGTGAGCTATTACACGAGCCAAATATatttgaaaatgtttccaaATCCAAAACCAATCGAATAAAGAGATGGATGTGACTAATTGTCCTGGATATATGTAGAATTATAAACTGATCTGACTCTACATCAAACTACAAGGAATCtcttttgttatgttttgttttacgaaCTCCGGATACTTTATTAACTCCGAATACTTTTATGACACAAATCGTGACCCTCTTTGACGCATCATTTGGGATTGATCACTCCCTCTCTGAAGGTCTCCTCTGGCCGTGATCTTCTGAGCTTATCTGCTCACATCAAAATACATGAACTCTGTGGGGGTTTCACAATCTCGTTGACCTTCTTCAACAGAGGGTATTTATACCCAAAGTTGCCATCGAAATCATCCATGTCAATGGTCCACATCATTACTCCACCAAGATTACGATTAACCACATAGTTACACTTATCAGCAATGCTCTCGCTGTCATCATAGCTCATCCACTGGTCACCAGAATATGCGTACGGTACCTTCTGTGTGGAATCCCGAGATCTGGTCCAACCGTTTTGCAAGTTCTCAAGCACTTCGTAGTACGCAAGGATCCCAGCTTCTTTGGTGTACCGTCCCGCATTTCCTGCTCCTATTGTTTTATCCCGCAGATCATGGTCACGTGTATTGGCaagtttgaatgttttgccgTACGCCGGAACACCCAGTATCAGCTTGTGGGCTGGAGCACCGTTACGACGCCAATACGAGACGCTATGGTCGATGTTCAGCTGTTTTTGGAATTCACTCCTATCCGAGGGCCCGGCATACAACGGGGCATTGTGGCCAGTATAACCGTCCCCGTAATAATTATAATCGTACGTCATAAGGAGAATGTAATCTGCATGACGTGCGATACCGGGAATATCGTAGGACTCCGACGCTCGTGATTCACTTGGAACGACGGCCACTGTTAAGATAAGCCCGGCGCTATGTAGTTCACTAGCCAACGCTGCTAGTAACTGAACGAAATTCGAACGGTCACCGCTACTCGGAACTTCCCAGTCTATATCAATTCCATCGAAACCATGCTCCTTACAGAATCTTCTCGCATTGATGGCAAACGTTGATCGCAgactggcactggcagccaCTTTTGAGAATGTTGACGAAGGAACTTTTGCGCCTCCAATGGAGGCTAGCGTTTTGAGCGACGGATTGGCACTTTTCAACTCGTTGAACTGACGAATATTACCATTATTTacgtcgagcgagcgatccaATATTTCGACCGAGCCGCTTCCATCGATACCGAAAAATGCATAGATCAGGTAATCGCATAGGTTTGGAGCGATGTCATTTACGATGAATTTTCCTCGACCCTCACGGTAGGCTGCCCATGCTCCGAGATAGGCGAAAACGTTTTCTATCGTGGggtgaaaacaaataaatgtttGTGTTAACTTTCACATAGCTTACACGCACGATCATACTTACTTCTTTCGTGACACATTTCGAAGACCGCACAACAAGAGCACAGGCGCACATTGACAGTTGCTATTGAGTTCTGTCCAGTATTTATAGTGCAGCGGAATGAGGTCAACGCGATAATCAGTTAGATAAGATTCGGTGCTTGGGTATAAAATACTACGAATTGTGTTTGCAAGCTCATTTTTCCTGAAAGAGCTTATTTCCTAGAAGCTCTTCTAGGAAGTGTTACTAGGAACATTTTGATTCAATTATTGACAGCTGCATCCAAAGGTCGCACAGGACTAAGTTATCTGGTTTCTATTTGTTCGGCTTGATAAAAGTTTTTCGTAATGCGTTATGAGATAATACATCATAAAGCGTCCCAGGAATTTGACGCAGTCGCCTCCCTTATCGTAATCGTTTTAATACCATGTTTTCTCGAAATTTGATATGGATTCCGGAAAAAATCACCGATTTTCTCGAAAGCCTCGCTTCCCTCCCCCTTGTGCTATTGACGTCTCGTTTTCAAAATGCATAGAGAAAGCAGTAAGAATCGATTGGTGATCGTTTTGAAATAAGGGGAATAACCAAACGAAAAATTACCTCTTGGAACATGAGATATACAGTGTCATCtatgttttccaaaaataagttatttatttcaaatacTACTCGTACTACTCAGCCCCACCTTGTGGAACAAGACATACGACAATGTTCTGGCGGTAGCGCAACCGGTACAAACACAGAAACTCGCCTTTGCGGACGacttggtggtgatggcggttgCCGAGAAGCCCCATCTGGCAGCTAagagggtggaggaggaggtgcgcCGCATTCAGAACTGGATGGGGCAGCAGTCGCTGAAGCTTGCCCCATCGAAAACGGAGGCAATCGTCATCAGCCGAGCGAAGAAGGGCAACCAGCACGCAATGCTCAACGTCGGTGCGAGCACAGTGAGGACTGATACGACTCTCAAGTATCTCGGCGTAGTGATTCATGATCACCTCAGATCACGATCATTCATGATGCTATCGAGAAAGCAGCTCCGGTGACCAGAGCTCTGAGGGGTGCGATCATGAAGCACCATGGCGGTCCTACCAGCGGCAAGAAAAAGCTGATAACCACAGCTGCTCTATCCAGCAAAAGGCACGCTGCTCTGACCTGAGCGGAAGTAGCCTTGGCTGCCCCTGCCAACTGTCGGTTACTGGCGCGAGCGCTAGGTTTGGCAGCGCGCGGAGTTGCGAGCACGTTCTGTTCGGTATCCGTGGAGGTGGCAATTTCGCTGGCTGGGATGGTGCCCATCGACCTGCTTCTGCAAAAGGATGTCCGGTGCATTCGGAGGGTAGACGCGGGAGCAACAGCGGCGGACAGGAGCCGAGAACCGGCGCAGACGATACTCCTGTGGCAACGGATATGGACTGCGGTTCAAGGGGCCAGTCGCTATATCAGATGGACGCATAGCATCCTTCCAGAAGTGG
The sequence above is a segment of the Anopheles darlingi chromosome 2, idAnoDarlMG_H_01, whole genome shotgun sequence genome. Coding sequences within it:
- the LOC125959239 gene encoding uncharacterized protein LOC125959239, which produces MCHERKNVFAYLGAWAAYREGRGKFIVNDIAPNLCDYLIYAFFGIDGSGSVEILDRSLDVNNGNIRQFNELKSANPSLKTLASIGGAKVPSSTFSKVAASASLRSTFAINARRFCKEHGFDGIDIDWEVPSSGDRSNFVQLLAALASELHSAGLILTVAVVPSESRASESYDIPGIARHADYILLMTYDYNYYGDGYTGHNAPLYAGPSDRSEFQKQLNIDHSVSYWRRNGAPAHKLILGVPAYGKTFKLANTRDHDLRDKTIGAGNAGRYTKEAGILAYYEVLENLQNGWTRSRDSTQKVPYAYSGDQWMSYDDSESIADKCNYVVNRNLGGVMMWTIDMDDFDGNFGYKYPLLKKVNEIVKPPQSSCGCYTIYTCAQMLLSCCRAGFEMSRIKSNNWKDLEIRRNSEGKAISSYSSSSSKKLVVSYLGSWAVYRTGRGKFNISDIDPNLCDYLIYAFFGIDEKGEVIFLDSWTDLEECKGRGAIRQFNQLKSANPSLKTLASFGGVTFESEKFLQVAADSNLRSSFAVNARLFCKAHDFDGVDLAWRDPSEGDRWNFVQLLAALARELHDSGLILTVAVGAIESRAPDSYDINCIARYVDYIFLMAFDYNGFWPNHTCHNAPLYAGPSDTTEFQRQLNIDHSVQHWLREGAPANKLILGVPAFGKTFRLSNELSHGVQAPSAGPGVEGPYTKDAGILAYYEVLENLQNGWIKVKDDTQMVPYAYSGDQWMSYEDKESISNKCKYVSEHNLGGIVMWSIDTDDFRGSLGCKYPLLQAVNQRMQSVTEDSRP